The proteins below are encoded in one region of Myxococcales bacterium:
- a CDS encoding EAL domain-containing protein: MLLDNGVVVDQSEPVLKNENGAFRVLLIEDNSLDAELITRTLMQHGQNLSVDRVETLADALLAVECAEYQAVLSDLELPDSSGISTVKQLLACSPQVPVIVVTGHEDEKTAVEALKFGAQDYLYKGHEGVSSTIRSVRYAMERKRFCDQLVHMAHYDQLTGLANRSLFNERLKQSIERARRAGTKTGLLFIDVDQFKQINDAFGHEVGDELLKHVAERLLQFSRSTDVAARLSGDEFAVILESVHSDREAHLVAQRVVETFTQPFEIVGRDISCSVSVGVALVPDNASNAKELVRSADAAMYQVKRSGRNGVAMFDYSSYRSMQARMHLLEELRLAVEKKQFVIHFQPQIDLRTGQIWGLEALVRWQHPERGLVFPMEFIPLLEEEGRIVELGGWIIREVCRYQSMWRAEGLRDVRVAVNVSPKQLLSAEFMPHLKSAFLDYGVSAGELELEITEHLFAEETSLIRSRLTELRSQGVSVAIDDFGTGYSSLGYLRDFPIDVLKVDQSFVQRLCYQVRDAEIARAVISLGDILGLEVVAEGVEEESQLKFLKEAGCAVAQGFFFSEAKPEDAVYEWLLPGKKLWVDN, encoded by the coding sequence ATGTTGCTAGACAACGGTGTTGTAGTGGACCAATCTGAGCCTGTCTTGAAAAACGAAAATGGCGCTTTTCGAGTTTTGCTCATTGAAGACAATTCTTTGGATGCTGAGTTAATCACTCGTACTTTGATGCAGCATGGCCAGAATTTGTCTGTCGATCGTGTCGAAACACTTGCTGATGCATTGCTGGCAGTGGAATGTGCAGAATACCAGGCTGTTTTGTCCGACCTTGAACTGCCTGACTCGAGTGGAATATCTACAGTCAAACAATTGCTCGCGTGCAGTCCTCAAGTTCCTGTCATTGTAGTAACAGGACACGAGGATGAGAAAACGGCAGTCGAAGCGCTCAAATTCGGAGCGCAAGACTATCTCTATAAGGGGCATGAAGGTGTGTCATCAACCATTCGCTCGGTCCGTTATGCGATGGAGCGTAAGCGCTTTTGCGATCAGCTTGTTCACATGGCTCATTATGACCAGCTTACTGGGCTAGCCAATCGTAGTTTATTTAATGAAAGACTGAAGCAGTCAATTGAACGGGCAAGACGCGCCGGAACAAAAACGGGTCTGTTGTTCATTGATGTCGATCAGTTTAAACAAATCAATGATGCATTCGGGCACGAAGTTGGTGATGAGTTGCTAAAACATGTGGCTGAACGACTTTTGCAATTTAGTCGCAGCACTGACGTGGCGGCACGTTTGTCTGGGGATGAGTTTGCCGTTATCTTGGAAAGTGTGCATTCTGATCGCGAAGCACATCTTGTGGCGCAGCGTGTGGTGGAAACCTTTACGCAGCCATTTGAAATAGTAGGGCGAGATATTTCTTGCTCGGTTAGTGTGGGTGTGGCTTTGGTCCCCGATAACGCAAGCAATGCAAAAGAGTTAGTTCGCAGTGCTGATGCGGCGATGTACCAAGTCAAGCGTTCCGGTCGAAATGGTGTGGCCATGTTTGACTACAGTTCTTACCGAAGCATGCAAGCCCGAATGCATTTGCTTGAGGAGCTCCGTCTTGCTGTCGAGAAGAAGCAGTTTGTTATTCATTTTCAACCACAGATTGATTTAAGAACGGGTCAGATTTGGGGTTTGGAAGCACTTGTTCGTTGGCAGCATCCAGAACGTGGGTTGGTATTTCCTATGGAGTTCATCCCCTTACTTGAAGAAGAGGGCAGAATCGTAGAGTTGGGAGGGTGGATTATACGCGAAGTTTGCAGGTATCAAAGCATGTGGCGGGCAGAAGGTCTTCGCGATGTTCGAGTCGCCGTCAATGTTTCTCCAAAACAACTCCTTAGCGCCGAATTTATGCCTCATTTAAAGAGTGCCTTTTTGGATTATGGAGTCAGTGCCGGAGAATTGGAATTGGAGATTACCGAGCACCTTTTTGCCGAGGAGACATCGCTGATTCGGTCGAGACTGACAGAACTCCGATCGCAGGGGGTAAGCGTTGCCATTGATGACTTTGGAACGGGTTATTCGTCCCTTGGCTATCTGCGTGATTTTCCGATTGATGTTCTCAAGGTTGATCAGTCATTTGTGCAGCGTTTGTGTTATCAAGTTCGTGATGCCGAGATTGCCCGCGCGGTAATAAGCTTGGGTGATATATTAGGCTTGGAAGTTGTTGCAGAAGGTGTCGAAGAAGAATCGCAGCTAAAGTTTTTGAAGGAGGCGGGGTGTGCTGTAGCCCAAGGTTTTTTCTTTAGCGAAGCGAAACCTGAAGACGCGGTATACGAGTGGTTA